In Bradyrhizobium sp. G127, one genomic interval encodes:
- the sseA gene encoding 3-mercaptopyruvate sulfurtransferase gives MTMTTDPLVSTEWLAAHLNDPHVKILDATFKLPGVLPLPKDDYLAQHIPGAVFFDVDAVSDHGSSLPHMFPSAEQFGRDAGALGISNDDTVVIYDAGGWVAAPRAWWMFLSFGHAKVRVLDGGLKKWLAEGRPVESGEASPKPATFTAAFDPKRTRRMDQMIANIASKAEQVIDARPTPRFEGTVAEPRPGLRSGHIPGSRSVPYATLFDADTGVMKSLDELRAAFSGAGVDTAKPIVTSCGSGVSAGVLTLALYRLGVENPALYDGSWAEWGEQGGPPVATGAA, from the coding sequence ATGACTATGACCACCGACCCGCTCGTTTCCACCGAATGGCTCGCCGCGCATCTGAACGATCCGCATGTGAAAATTCTCGACGCGACGTTCAAGCTGCCCGGCGTGCTGCCGTTGCCGAAGGACGACTATCTCGCGCAGCACATTCCGGGCGCCGTGTTCTTCGATGTCGATGCGGTGTCGGATCATGGGTCATCGCTGCCGCATATGTTTCCGTCCGCCGAGCAGTTCGGCCGCGACGCCGGCGCGCTCGGCATTTCCAATGACGATACGGTGGTGATTTACGATGCCGGCGGCTGGGTCGCTGCGCCCCGCGCTTGGTGGATGTTCCTGTCCTTTGGACATGCCAAGGTGCGCGTGCTCGATGGCGGCCTGAAGAAGTGGCTGGCGGAGGGCCGTCCGGTTGAGAGCGGGGAAGCATCGCCGAAGCCTGCGACGTTCACGGCGGCGTTCGATCCGAAGCGCACGCGCCGGATGGACCAGATGATCGCCAATATCGCGAGCAAGGCCGAGCAGGTGATCGATGCGCGGCCGACGCCGCGCTTCGAGGGCACGGTGGCCGAACCGCGGCCCGGTCTGCGGTCGGGGCACATTCCCGGCAGCCGCAGCGTGCCGTATGCCACGCTGTTCGATGCCGATACCGGCGTGATGAAATCGCTCGACGAGCTGCGCGCGGCGTTTTCCGGGGCGGGCGTCGATACGGCCAAGCCGATCGTGACGAGTTGCGGTTCGGGCGTGTCGGCGGGCGTGCTGACGCTGGCGCTGTATCGGTTGGGCGTCGAAAATCCCGCGCTGTATGACGGCTCATGGGCGGAGTGGGGCGAGCAGGGCGGCCCGCCGGTTGCGACCGGAGCGGCCTAG
- a CDS encoding L,D-transpeptidase: MSNRFSTTFATAFAVSAVAALAAAPGALAQAYPPPPGYSQPLQPAPYGAPAGYRDDRGVPDFDRLDEDDRGAGLPPPGYQQQPNYQQSAPQQQTYQQPGLDPRGPVMSPDDPRYGRPTAYTPPSASSDRGPAPIYSDRGPPQGADYGDRPRPPGAVDGGPTTGAVSLQPPEAAVGANGRSVMAALPPEEQPETGPRKELPPNLRRQEVNYPTKEPAGTIIVDTPNTQLYYVLGGGRAIRYGVRVGRDGFTWTGVQKITRKAEWPDWHPPTEMIERQPYLPRFMAGGDGNPLGARAMYLGNTVYRIHGTNQPSTIGQFVSSGCIGMLNEDVTDLFERTKVGTRVVVLPGGKPPAAPVTASAQSYPPGGPAPMANGAAPQPRPTASMGVPNQGPTAVPPLPAPVTIR, translated from the coding sequence ATGTCCAATCGCTTTTCGACGACGTTCGCGACGGCCTTTGCCGTGTCCGCGGTGGCTGCCTTGGCGGCTGCTCCCGGTGCGCTCGCGCAGGCCTATCCGCCGCCTCCCGGTTATTCGCAGCCGCTGCAGCCCGCGCCCTATGGCGCGCCGGCCGGTTATCGTGACGATCGCGGTGTGCCGGATTTCGACCGGCTCGATGAGGATGACCGTGGCGCGGGGTTGCCGCCGCCGGGTTATCAGCAGCAGCCGAATTATCAGCAGTCCGCTCCGCAGCAGCAGACCTATCAGCAGCCGGGACTCGACCCGCGCGGTCCGGTGATGTCGCCGGACGATCCGCGCTATGGCCGTCCGACGGCGTATACGCCGCCTTCGGCCTCTTCGGACCGTGGTCCGGCACCGATCTACAGCGATCGCGGCCCGCCGCAGGGCGCCGATTACGGCGATCGTCCCCGTCCGCCGGGGGCCGTCGATGGCGGCCCGACCACGGGCGCCGTGTCGTTGCAGCCGCCGGAAGCGGCGGTGGGCGCCAACGGCCGTTCGGTGATGGCCGCGTTGCCGCCGGAAGAGCAGCCGGAAACCGGCCCGCGCAAGGAATTGCCGCCGAACCTGCGCCGTCAGGAAGTGAACTACCCGACCAAGGAGCCGGCCGGCACGATCATCGTCGATACGCCGAACACCCAGCTCTATTACGTTCTCGGCGGCGGCCGCGCGATCCGCTACGGCGTCCGCGTCGGCCGCGACGGCTTCACCTGGACCGGCGTGCAGAAGATCACCCGCAAGGCGGAGTGGCCGGACTGGCATCCGCCGACCGAAATGATCGAGCGCCAGCCTTACCTGCCGCGCTTCATGGCGGGCGGCGACGGCAATCCGCTCGGCGCGCGCGCGATGTATCTCGGCAATACGGTGTACCGCATCCACGGCACCAACCAGCCCTCGACCATCGGCCAGTTCGTGTCGTCGGGCTGCATCGGCATGCTGAATGAAGACGTGACCGATCTGTTCGAGCGCACCAAGGTCGGCACCCGTGTCGTGGTGCTGCCGGGCGGCAAGCCGCCTGCGGCTCCGGTGACCGCTTCGGCGCAGTCCTATCCGCCGGGTGGGCCCGCGCCGATGGCCAACGGTGCCGCTCCGCAGCCGCGTCCAACCGCCTCGATGGGCGTGCCCAATCAGGGACCGACGGCTGTGCCGCCGCTGCCCGCGCCGGTGACGATCCGCTAG
- a CDS encoding D-2-hydroxyacid dehydrogenase family protein encodes MRYRVAILDDYQNVALKLADWPKLGHKVDITVFDKPFVSSDEAIHALKDFEIVCAMRERTHFTREVLTALPNLKLLLTSGMKNAAFDMDAAKERGVTVCGTGGFGNATASLAIGLMLELTRHIGLENARMHAGEPWQVTMGEDVEGKTLGVVGLGKLGTKVATIAKTLGMNVIAWSQNLTPEACAAAGVGYAAKEELFATADIISIHLILSSRTRGLIAAADLVRMKPTAYLVNTARGPIVDEAALLDVLQKRKIAGAALDTFSMEPLPVDHPIRKLDNVVLTPHLGYVTAENYRRYYGDMVEDIAAWLDGKPVRVMG; translated from the coding sequence ATGCGTTATCGCGTCGCAATTCTCGACGACTATCAGAACGTCGCACTCAAGCTGGCTGACTGGCCGAAGCTCGGACACAAGGTAGACATCACGGTCTTCGACAAGCCGTTCGTTTCATCCGATGAAGCGATCCATGCGCTGAAGGATTTCGAGATCGTCTGCGCCATGCGCGAGCGCACCCATTTCACCCGCGAGGTGCTGACCGCGCTGCCGAACCTCAAGCTGCTGCTCACGTCCGGCATGAAGAACGCCGCGTTCGACATGGACGCCGCGAAGGAGCGCGGCGTCACGGTGTGCGGCACCGGCGGTTTCGGCAATGCCACCGCGAGTCTCGCCATCGGTCTGATGTTAGAGCTGACGCGGCACATCGGCCTCGAGAATGCGCGGATGCACGCGGGCGAGCCGTGGCAGGTCACCATGGGAGAGGACGTCGAAGGCAAGACGCTGGGCGTGGTCGGACTCGGCAAGCTCGGCACCAAAGTCGCCACCATCGCGAAAACCCTCGGCATGAACGTGATTGCGTGGAGCCAGAACCTCACGCCGGAGGCCTGCGCCGCCGCGGGCGTCGGCTACGCCGCCAAGGAAGAATTGTTCGCCACCGCCGACATCATCTCCATTCACCTGATCCTGAGCAGCCGCACGCGCGGGCTGATCGCGGCTGCCGATCTCGTGCGCATGAAGCCGACGGCCTATCTCGTCAACACCGCGCGCGGGCCGATCGTCGATGAAGCGGCGCTGCTGGACGTTCTGCAAAAGCGCAAGATCGCGGGTGCCGCGCTCGACACGTTTTCGATGGAGCCGCTGCCGGTGGATCATCCGATCCGCAAGCTCGACAATGTCGTGCTGACGCCGCATCTCGGCTACGTCACGGCCGAAAACTATCGCCGCTACTACGGCGATATGGTCGAGGACATCGCCGCGTGGCTCGACGGCAAGCCGGTGCGGGTGATGGGATAG
- a CDS encoding DUF1398 family protein, which produces MDHHNSAVAAACLKGAEDNTMTFPEIVGALMREGFESYMVDFRREKAIYYLSSGDSVEFATHNIGAPVAPAFDAARIQAAIKEAQQLVPGYTYKGFCKKAVAAGCAGYMVSFSGRRALYFGRTAETHVERFPD; this is translated from the coding sequence ATGGATCATCACAATAGCGCCGTCGCCGCTGCCTGCCTCAAGGGAGCGGAAGACAACACAATGACCTTTCCCGAGATCGTCGGCGCCCTGATGCGGGAAGGGTTTGAAAGCTATATGGTCGATTTCCGCCGCGAGAAGGCGATCTACTACCTGTCCAGCGGCGACAGCGTCGAGTTCGCAACCCACAATATCGGCGCACCGGTTGCTCCCGCCTTCGACGCTGCCCGGATTCAGGCCGCCATCAAGGAGGCGCAACAACTGGTCCCCGGCTATACCTACAAAGGTTTCTGCAAAAAGGCCGTCGCCGCCGGCTGCGCCGGGTACATGGTTTCGTTCTCGGGCCGCCGTGCGCTCTATTTCGGACGAACTGCCGAAACCCATGTTGAACGGTTTCCCGATTGA
- a CDS encoding MarR family transcriptional regulator → MPPQSLSELTEHLGYWLRLVSNHVSHTFAARLAAKHVTVAEWVMMRTLYGKEPMLPSQIAADMGMTRGAITKLADRLIGKSLVVRKASRDDGRAQTLALTARGMSLTPELAALADRNDAEFFDHLSEAERKTLERLLRRMVERNNLTAMPTD, encoded by the coding sequence ATGCCGCCTCAATCTCTCTCCGAACTGACCGAACATCTCGGATACTGGCTGCGGCTCGTATCCAACCATGTCTCGCATACATTCGCCGCTAGGCTTGCAGCCAAGCACGTCACGGTCGCCGAGTGGGTGATGATGCGGACGCTGTACGGCAAGGAACCGATGCTGCCGAGCCAAATCGCAGCCGACATGGGCATGACGCGCGGCGCGATCACCAAACTCGCTGACCGGCTGATCGGCAAATCGCTGGTTGTCCGGAAGGCCAGTCGCGATGATGGCCGTGCCCAGACGCTGGCCCTGACAGCGCGTGGCATGAGTCTGACCCCCGAACTGGCGGCGCTTGCGGATCGCAACGACGCGGAATTCTTCGATCACCTGTCGGAAGCCGAGCGCAAGACGCTGGAGCGGTTGCTGCGCCGGATGGTCGAACGCAACAACCTCACCGCAATGCCGACCGATTAG
- the ettA gene encoding energy-dependent translational throttle protein EttA, which translates to MARQFVYFMQGLSKTYPPNRKVLDNIHLSFYPDAKIGVLGVNGSGKSTLLRIMAGLDKDYTGEAWVAEGARVGYLEQEPQLDATKTVRENVMLGVAKQKAILDRYNDLAVNYSDETADEMTKLQDEIEAQGLWDLDSKVDQAMDALRCPPDDADVSKLSGGEKRRVALCKLLLDQPDLLLLDEPTNHLDAESVSWLEGHLRNYPGAILIVTHDRYFLDNVTSWILELDRGKGIPYEGNYSAWLVQKQKRLLQEGREDAAHQKTLEREQEWIASSPKARQAKSKARYQRYEDLLKKASEKQTQTAQIIIPVAERLGNNVVDFEGLSKGFNDRLLIDNLTFKLPPGGIVGVIGPNGAGKTTLFRMITGQEKPDAGTITVGETVHLGYVDQSRDALDGKKTVWEEISGGNDLILLGKKEVNSRGYCSAFNFKGADQQKKVGALSGGERNRVHLAKMLKSGANVLLLDEPTNDLDVDTLRALEEALEDFAGCAVIISHDRWFLDRIATHILAFEGDSHVEWFEGNFQDYEKDKMRRLGQDSVIPHRVKYKKLTR; encoded by the coding sequence ATGGCTCGCCAGTTCGTCTACTTCATGCAGGGTTTGTCCAAGACCTATCCGCCCAACCGCAAGGTGCTCGATAACATCCATCTGTCGTTCTATCCGGACGCCAAGATCGGTGTGCTCGGCGTCAACGGCTCGGGCAAGTCGACGCTGCTCAGGATCATGGCCGGTCTCGACAAGGACTACACCGGCGAGGCGTGGGTCGCCGAGGGCGCGCGGGTCGGCTATCTCGAGCAGGAGCCGCAGCTCGACGCCACCAAGACGGTGCGCGAGAACGTGATGCTCGGCGTAGCCAAGCAGAAGGCGATTCTGGATCGCTACAACGATCTCGCGGTGAACTATTCCGACGAGACCGCCGACGAGATGACCAAGCTGCAGGACGAGATCGAGGCCCAGGGCCTGTGGGATCTCGACAGCAAGGTCGACCAGGCGATGGACGCGCTGCGCTGTCCGCCGGACGATGCCGATGTCAGCAAGCTCTCGGGTGGCGAAAAGCGCCGCGTCGCGCTGTGCAAGCTGCTGCTCGACCAGCCCGACCTGCTGCTGCTCGACGAACCGACCAACCATCTCGACGCGGAATCCGTGTCATGGCTGGAAGGCCACCTGCGCAACTATCCCGGCGCGATCCTGATCGTGACCCACGACCGCTACTTTCTCGACAACGTGACGAGCTGGATTCTCGAACTCGACCGCGGCAAGGGCATTCCCTACGAGGGCAACTACTCGGCGTGGCTGGTGCAGAAGCAGAAGCGCCTTCTGCAGGAAGGCCGCGAGGACGCCGCGCACCAGAAAACCCTCGAGCGCGAGCAGGAGTGGATCGCATCCTCGCCGAAAGCGCGTCAGGCCAAGTCCAAGGCGCGTTACCAGCGCTACGAGGACCTGCTCAAGAAGGCCAGCGAGAAGCAGACCCAGACCGCGCAGATCATCATTCCGGTGGCCGAGCGCCTCGGCAACAACGTGGTGGACTTCGAGGGTCTCTCGAAGGGCTTCAACGACCGCCTCCTGATCGATAACCTGACCTTCAAGCTGCCGCCCGGCGGCATCGTCGGCGTGATCGGACCGAACGGCGCGGGCAAGACCACGCTGTTCCGGATGATTACCGGACAGGAGAAGCCCGACGCCGGCACCATCACGGTGGGCGAGACGGTGCATCTCGGCTATGTCGACCAGTCGCGCGACGCGCTCGACGGCAAGAAGACCGTGTGGGAGGAAATCTCCGGCGGCAACGACCTGATCCTGCTCGGCAAGAAGGAAGTGAACTCGCGCGGCTACTGCTCGGCGTTCAACTTCAAGGGCGCGGACCAGCAGAAGAAGGTCGGCGCGCTGTCCGGCGGCGAACGCAACCGCGTGCATCTCGCCAAGATGCTGAAGTCCGGCGCCAACGTGCTGCTGCTCGACGAACCGACCAACGACCTCGACGTCGATACGCTGCGCGCGCTGGAAGAGGCGCTGGAGGATTTCGCCGGCTGCGCCGTCATCATCAGCCATGACCGCTGGTTCCTCGACCGCATCGCCACGCATATCCTCGCCTTTGAAGGCGACAGTCACGTCGAATGGTTCGAAGGCAACTTCCAGGACTACGAGAAGGACAAGATGCGCCGGCTCGGCCAGGACTCGGTCATCCCGCATCGCGTGAAGTACAAGAAGCTGACGCGGTGA
- a CDS encoding MarR family transcriptional regulator, translating to MDAQERALLAMDVAWVQWRSEFRQKLFKDGVLGRPMRSVFEADMIFSIVAHHALKGRPITLKELATYFGMIATEATVSRHIDDMEQGGLVERRLDEGDRRRMFLMPTRRLEGLGHEFQQARLRIMRENGFVWNGGNSAG from the coding sequence ATGGATGCGCAGGAGCGCGCGCTCCTCGCCATGGATGTTGCCTGGGTCCAGTGGCGGTCGGAATTCCGGCAGAAGCTTTTCAAGGACGGCGTTCTCGGCCGTCCGATGCGCAGCGTGTTCGAAGCCGACATGATCTTCAGCATCGTGGCGCACCACGCGCTGAAAGGGCGGCCGATCACGCTCAAGGAGCTCGCGACCTACTTCGGCATGATCGCAACCGAGGCCACGGTCTCCCGGCATATCGACGACATGGAGCAGGGCGGACTCGTTGAGCGCCGCCTTGATGAGGGCGACCGCCGCCGCATGTTTCTGATGCCAACGCGGCGGCTCGAAGGTCTCGGCCATGAATTCCAGCAAGCGCGTCTGCGCATCATGCGCGAGAACGGCTTTGTCTGGAACGGCGGCAACAGCGCGGGGTGA
- a CDS encoding MarR family transcriptional regulator, producing MTGGDKALTSKDISAAAPLPLDHSESTLDAQERAALGIDIAYVQWRADFRRTVVASGVLNRPWRSVFEADMIFAIIAHRWLAGRPITHKELATYFEVFATEATVSRHVDDMEDGGMIVRRTDPDDRRRTFLLPTKRLEAIGHEYLRTKIRIMRDHGFVWSGGAETDSKTANDPA from the coding sequence ATGACGGGCGGCGACAAGGCACTGACATCGAAGGACATCAGCGCGGCCGCGCCGCTCCCGCTCGATCATTCGGAAAGCACCCTCGATGCGCAGGAGCGCGCCGCGCTGGGCATCGACATCGCCTATGTGCAATGGCGCGCCGATTTCCGCCGCACGGTCGTCGCCTCCGGTGTGCTGAACCGTCCGTGGCGCAGCGTGTTTGAGGCCGACATGATCTTCGCCATCATCGCGCATCGCTGGCTGGCGGGCCGCCCGATCACCCACAAGGAACTCGCGACCTATTTCGAGGTGTTCGCCACCGAGGCTACTGTGTCGCGCCATGTCGACGACATGGAAGACGGCGGCATGATCGTGCGACGGACCGATCCCGACGACCGCCGCCGCACATTCCTGCTGCCGACCAAGCGGCTGGAAGCGATCGGCCACGAATATCTGCGCACGAAAATCCGCATCATGCGCGATCACGGATTTGTGTGGAGCGGCGGCGCGGAAACCGACAGCAAAACTGCAAACGATCCTGCGTGA
- a CDS encoding helix-turn-helix domain-containing protein, with protein MGAEIFCARWTPLVLRELLCGSTKFNDIRRGVPRMSPTLLSKRLKELEKAGIIARGPGKTDYMLTPAGEDLRSVVMSLGSWGQRWVDSKLSLRNLDPTLLMWDMRRNLDPKPLPPRRCTVFFHYPDLEGPRRFWWLVIENGGVDLCLVDPGHEVDLRVKSSLRVMTAIWMGYTTVKAEIEAGRLDVDGEPAIARSFDKWLGLSPFAREMKRA; from the coding sequence ATGGGTGCGGAAATTTTCTGTGCGCGCTGGACACCGCTGGTGCTGCGCGAGCTGCTCTGCGGCAGCACGAAGTTCAACGATATCCGGCGCGGCGTGCCGCGCATGTCGCCGACGCTGCTGTCCAAGCGCCTGAAGGAACTTGAGAAGGCCGGGATCATCGCCCGCGGCCCCGGCAAGACTGACTATATGCTCACGCCAGCCGGCGAAGACCTGCGCTCGGTGGTGATGTCGCTCGGAAGCTGGGGACAGCGCTGGGTGGATTCCAAGCTGTCGCTGCGCAATCTCGATCCGACGCTGCTGATGTGGGACATGCGCCGCAATCTCGATCCGAAGCCGCTGCCGCCCAGACGCTGCACGGTGTTCTTCCATTATCCCGATCTGGAAGGCCCGCGGCGATTCTGGTGGCTGGTCATCGAGAATGGTGGCGTCGATCTTTGCCTGGTCGATCCCGGGCACGAGGTCGATCTGAGGGTCAAGAGCTCGCTGCGCGTGATGACCGCGATCTGGATGGGCTACACCACGGTGAAAGCGGAGATAGAAGCCGGCCGGCTGGATGTCGACGGCGAGCCGGCGATTGCCCGCTCCTTCGACAAATGGCTGGGCTTAAGTCCGTTCGCGCGCGAGATGAAACGCGCGTGA
- a CDS encoding acyl-CoA dehydrogenase family protein, producing the protein MAQVQPITSTKDFNPVQIADELGRRFAAADVRDEDLFVADNIKALKEAGLVEAGVPRELGGGGASHAELAEMLRVLGRYCGSTALAFSMHTHQVAIPAWRWTHQKFAGAEPLLKRIATERIILLSSGGSDWITGSGKAEKVEGGYRINARKVFTSGAPLGNLLMTSAVWDSEEGPMVIHFGLPMNSPHVKVMDNWRTLGMRGTGSHDVLIEGHVVPDAAVSVTRKAGQWHPVFQIIATLAFPLVYSVYLGIAESARDIAVALAKKRHADRNVLSLVGQMETSLRAAQLARNGMLATVASGTPSAESVNEVMIGRHLVERSAIRTVELAMEAAGGAGFYRAQGLERRFRDIQAARYHPLQSGPQAEYAGAMALGLPTDKIF; encoded by the coding sequence ATGGCTCAAGTACAACCGATCACATCCACCAAGGACTTCAATCCGGTTCAGATTGCCGATGAACTGGGCCGGCGCTTCGCGGCGGCGGACGTTCGGGACGAGGACCTCTTCGTCGCCGACAACATCAAGGCGCTGAAAGAAGCCGGACTGGTCGAGGCCGGCGTGCCGCGCGAACTCGGCGGCGGCGGCGCATCCCATGCAGAGCTTGCCGAGATGCTGCGCGTGCTGGGCCGCTATTGCGGATCGACCGCGCTGGCGTTCTCCATGCATACTCATCAGGTCGCGATTCCGGCATGGCGCTGGACGCATCAGAAATTCGCCGGCGCCGAGCCGTTGTTGAAGCGGATCGCCACCGAGCGGATCATCCTGCTCTCCAGCGGAGGGTCGGACTGGATCACCGGATCGGGCAAGGCCGAGAAGGTCGAGGGCGGCTATCGCATCAATGCGCGCAAGGTGTTCACCTCGGGAGCGCCCTTGGGCAACCTGCTGATGACATCGGCGGTGTGGGACAGCGAGGAGGGACCGATGGTCATTCACTTCGGCCTGCCGATGAACTCGCCGCATGTGAAGGTGATGGACAACTGGCGCACGCTCGGCATGCGCGGCACCGGATCGCACGACGTGCTGATCGAGGGGCATGTGGTCCCCGACGCGGCGGTGTCGGTGACGCGCAAGGCGGGGCAGTGGCATCCGGTTTTCCAGATCATCGCCACGCTGGCGTTTCCGCTGGTCTATTCAGTCTATCTGGGGATCGCCGAGAGTGCGCGCGACATCGCCGTCGCGCTCGCGAAGAAGCGCCATGCCGACCGCAACGTGCTGTCGCTGGTCGGGCAGATGGAGACGTCGCTGCGCGCGGCGCAACTGGCCCGCAACGGCATGCTCGCGACTGTCGCAAGCGGCACGCCTTCGGCCGAAAGCGTCAACGAGGTGATGATCGGGCGCCATCTGGTCGAACGCAGCGCCATCCGGACGGTGGAATTGGCGATGGAAGCGGCGGGCGGCGCCGGATTCTACCGGGCACAAGGGCTGGAGCGGCGGTTCCGCGATATTCAGGCGGCGCGCTATCACCCGTTGCAGTCGGGACCGCAGGCCGAATATGCCGGCGCCATGGCGCTCGGCCTGCCAACCGATAAAATCTTCTGA
- the tam gene encoding trans-aconitate 2-methyltransferase, which translates to MADWDAQQYLKFEDERTRAARDLLAQVPVAEPRHVIDIGCGPGNSTELLALRWPQAKITGIDTSADMLRQARERLPQATFVEANIAHWSPPDGADVLFANAIFQWVPKHLKQLMRLAMALPDGGALAVQMPDNMDEPSHVLMREVARLPQFHTQLAHVLEARDNLPKPGVYYDALRPLCSRIDIWHTVYNHVLDDAPAIVEWVKGTGLRPFLDPLEIPERKDFLEIYKARIAASYLPQADGKVLLRFPRLFVVAVK; encoded by the coding sequence ATGGCCGATTGGGATGCGCAGCAATACCTGAAATTCGAGGACGAGCGGACGCGGGCGGCGCGCGATCTGCTGGCGCAAGTTCCGGTTGCAGAGCCGCGGCATGTGATCGATATCGGCTGCGGTCCCGGAAATTCGACCGAGCTTCTGGCGCTGCGCTGGCCGCAGGCGAAAATCACCGGCATCGACACCTCCGCCGATATGTTGCGCCAGGCGCGCGAGCGTCTGCCGCAGGCCACCTTCGTTGAGGCCAATATCGCGCACTGGTCGCCGCCGGACGGCGCCGACGTGCTGTTCGCCAACGCGATCTTTCAATGGGTGCCGAAGCATCTCAAGCAGTTGATGCGGCTTGCCATGGCGCTGCCGGACGGCGGCGCGCTGGCGGTGCAGATGCCGGACAATATGGACGAGCCGTCGCATGTGCTGATGCGCGAGGTTGCGCGTCTGCCGCAGTTTCACACGCAACTCGCGCATGTGCTGGAGGCGCGGGACAATTTGCCGAAGCCGGGCGTCTATTACGATGCGCTGCGGCCGCTGTGCAGCCGCATCGACATCTGGCACACGGTCTACAACCATGTGCTCGACGACGCGCCGGCCATCGTCGAATGGGTCAAGGGGACGGGCCTGCGGCCGTTCCTCGATCCGCTGGAAATTCCCGAGCGCAAGGACTTCCTCGAAATCTACAAGGCGCGCATCGCCGCGAGCTATCTGCCGCAGGCCGACGGCAAGGTGCTGCTGCGGTTTCCGCGGCTGTTCGTCGTGGCGGTGAAGTGA
- a CDS encoding TIGR00645 family protein, with translation MSMTPETPLLPSRADMALRPIPMLIFGSRWLQLPLYVGLIVAQGVYVILFLKELWHLISHSFDFSEQQIMLVVLGLIDVVMISNLLVMVIVGGYETFVSRLNLQGHPDEPEWLSHVNASVLKIKLAMAIIGISSIHLLRTFIEAGNLGGAGRTTNYTESGVMWQTIIHGMFILSAIGIAWVDKLSNDADTARIAVSKNGHGAH, from the coding sequence ATGTCTATGACGCCCGAAACCCCGTTGCTGCCGTCGCGCGCCGATATGGCGCTGCGCCCGATCCCGATGCTGATCTTCGGGTCCCGCTGGCTGCAACTCCCTCTGTATGTCGGGCTGATCGTTGCCCAGGGCGTCTATGTCATTCTCTTTCTCAAAGAGCTCTGGCATCTGATCTCGCACTCGTTCGATTTCTCCGAACAGCAGATCATGCTGGTGGTGCTCGGACTGATCGACGTGGTGATGATTTCAAACCTGCTCGTGATGGTGATCGTCGGCGGCTACGAGACTTTCGTATCGCGGTTGAATTTGCAGGGCCATCCGGACGAGCCGGAATGGCTTAGCCATGTCAACGCCAGCGTGCTGAAGATCAAGCTGGCGATGGCGATCATCGGCATCTCATCGATCCACCTGCTGCGCACCTTCATCGAGGCCGGTAATCTCGGCGGAGCGGGCCGCACCACCAACTACACCGAGAGCGGCGTGATGTGGCAGACCATCATCCACGGCATGTTCATCCTGTCGGCGATCGGGATTGCCTGGGTCGACAAGTTGTCCAACGATGCCGATACCGCGCGCATCGCGGTCAGCAAGAATGGCCACGGCGCGCACTAG